Sequence from the Exiguobacterium aurantiacum genome:
CGCTTTTTCGTCGAGTACCATGTTGATGATTTCTTGCGATACGACGTCACGGCTCAAGAAGACGTTCACATACGGTCCGGCCGCCTCGACTTTTGTGAACAATTCGTCGTTCAAGTCGTTTGCGATATCCGTCGCGATCATGACCGGCGCTTTCCGGTAAGCTTTCGCAAGTTGGAAACAAGGGAAAGCAAGATCCCCATGCGCCTCATGTTTTGGTTTTTCAATCAACGCTTCGATTTGGTCGAGCGTCAACTCGTCCCCGATGACACGGGACAAGGCTTCTGCATATTTGCGTTCATAACTCATTACAATTCCTCCTTGTAAATTCTTCATAAAAAAAACGCCCTTTGCACAGATGCAAAGAGACGGGATGACCCGCGGTACCACTCTTCTTGCCTGCTTGACACAGACCGCTTTATCGGTGATAACGGGGGTCCCCCGGCTACGCCTACTCAGGTTCGGATAGCATCTCAAAAGTGCGTTTCGCGATGTCTGTCAGCCCAGGCTCTCACCAATCCCTAGGTCGCTTTGTTGACGGAACGATCGTTACTCTCTTTTTCATCGACTTTCGTCTATGTGGTTGAAAAGCAATTTCATTATAGAGGATATTTCATATAGACTCAATGCTAGAATTCCTCCATTATGATGGATAGGCAGGACTACGGCGCGCTAGTGCCGAATCTCCTACCATACATAATTGAATTTTTCCCACATAGGAGGGAACCATGAACCATTTCCGCAAGATGTCCGTCCTTGGTTGGAGTATTTGGAGTATGTTATTCGGTTTGACGCTCATCTTGTTCGCGACAGGCGTATTGAACATGCCCGCGATCGAGCCATTGCCATTCATTTTAATCGCGCTGCTCGTCATCATTTTTCAAATGGACTCCATCGAACGGAAAGGTGTCTATTTCACGTTTTCTGAAAGTATCGTCCTCATCATTTTCTTGTTTTTCGATTTCGAGACAGCATTGTTCGTCAACCAAATCGGTCTGCTCGTCTTTCAGTTCGTCAACTTGAAACCGCGCGTCGCGCTTCGACGCTTCCGTTTCACGTATCCTTGGAATGCCATCACGTCATTTTTAGAAATCGCCATCCCGGCCAGCGTGTACTTGGCACTCGGCGGTGAGACCGGTCTCGGTTTCTATTCCCAAGACTCATTTCTTCCCCTTGCCGGCTTGATTGTTGCCATCATCTTGAACACGGTCGTCCAAAAGTATCAAGTCGGTTGGTGGTTCCGCGTCGACATCCCGGTCCGCGACTTTTTAAGCATCGCGTTTTACACGTATATCGTCAGTCTCGTCTTCATTTTGGCGGCCTCGCTCTTCCGGGAGACGAACTTGCTCGTCGTCAGCAGCATCGCCGCCGCGCTCACGTTCTTTATCAAGCGGCTCATCATCCAGAAAGGGCGGCAAGACGCTTTCAAGACACTGATTGAACAATATGATGAGGCAAAAGAAGCCGTGTCGTTATCGCAGAGCGAGGCGCAAGCAATCGAAGTGTTCCTCAGTCAATGTGAGCGGCTCAACCACTATGATGAAGGGTTCGTCGAGTTCAAACTGTTTGACCGCACGTTATACTTCGATTTGAAGACGCGCCAACCGATTGACCGTCACATCGTGTTTGATTTACTCGATCACGCTTATCCGAACGGAGCTTCGGTCGAGTATGAGATGCGCTTCGAATGGGACGCCCCGCTGTCGAACGAATTCAACGACGACTATCATAGTTTCATCTCGGTTCGGTCCGAGGAGATTGAAGGGATTCGCACGTGGCTCGTCATGACCGGCGAGCACGTCTACGGCTACCCTCCGATCATTCAACGCGAGATCGTCAAACTGCTCAAATCGTTCAACCGGACGATCAGTCGTTGCCACGAACGTGACCGCCTCTACACGGAGAGCCGGACGGACAGCTTGACGCTACTCGCCAATGCACGCGCCTTTTACGAATATGGGATTCAACAGATCTCGGACGGTTCGATGTATCCGATCTCGGTTGCGATGCTCGACATCGACTTCTTCAAAAAAATCAATGACACGCACGGCCATCAAGTCGGGGACAGTGTGCTGCAAGAGTTCGGACGACGAATTCGCCAAGTATTGCGTACCGACGACTTTGCCGCCCGTTACGGCGGCGAAGAGTTCATCTTGCTGTTGAACCGGTGCGATGTCGAAACTGCCGTCGAGATTGCCGAACGAATCCGTCAACAAATCGAGAACAAACCGTTCCATGTCGACGGGATCGACATCTCGGTGACCGCTTCGATCGGTGTCGATACGATCCAGGCGTTCGGTGACAAACGTCTCGACGATACAATCCGTAACGCTGACCGGGCCCTTTACGTCGGCGGGAAGTACGCCGGACGCAACCGCGTCGCCCATTACAACTTCTTAACGACCTGACTCGCCCCCACGTTCACCGCGTGGGGGTTTGCTATTGACAAGCGGATTTGAAACAGGTACGTTAGGGAACGTGTCTTATAACTAAATATCACAACTTTTTTATCAAGAGAGACTGAGGGACTGGCCCAGTGACGTCTCGGCAGCGGGTAACCTGTGCCAAATCCAGCGAGCGGACCGCTCGAAAGATGAAAAAAGTGTTTTCTTGTAGAGAGAGCCTTTTTTCAGAAGGCTCTCTTTTTTATTTTAATCAAATGAGGTGAATCGATTGGAACAACCAACAGCTAACAAATGGGCTCTTTTGCCTTTGCTCGTCTTCCTCGTCTTCTTTATCGGGGCAGGCATCTACTATAACGACTTTTATAAATTTCCGGTCCTGATCGCGGCGTTGATTGCGGTCATCGTCGCGGCGATGATGACGAAAGGCAGCGTCACTCAGACGGTCGAGCGCGTCGCCCAAGGCGCGGGCAATCCCGGTATTTTGATCATGGTCTTCATCTTCTTGCTCGCTGGGGCGTTCTCGAGCGTCGCGGAAGCGATTGGCGCGATTGATGCGACCGTCAATGCGGCGCTGACGTTTTTACCGTCCTCACTTCTACTGAGCGGTTTATTCGTCATCGCGGCTTTCATCTCGATGGCGATGGGAACGTCGACGGGCACGATTGCCGCCCTCGCCCCGATCGCGCTCGGTATCCATGAAGAAAGTGGCGTCAATATCGCCATCGCGGCGGCTGCCGTCGTCGGGGGTGCCATGTTCGGGGATAACTTGTCGTTCATCTCGGACACGACGATTGCTGCCGTTCGGACCCAGCGTACGAATATGCGTGACAAGTTCCGGACCAACTTTTGGATTGTCCTCCCGGCCGCTCTCATCACAATCGTTCTGTTATCGGTCCTGTCGAGCGGAGAATCGACTGTCGATGCAGCCGCGTTCGAATGGTATAAACTCATTCCATATCTCGCCGTCATCGCTCTCGCCTTGACCGGGCTGAACGTCATTCTCGTCTTGCTTGGCGGGATTGCCTTGACCGGCATCATCGGACTGATTGATGGGAGTTTGGCTGTCACTTCATACGTCACGGCTATGGCGGACGGCATGATGGGCATGGCCGAGATTTCACTCTTGACGCTGCTCATGGGCGGACTCGTCGGACTCATCTCGCATAACGGCGGGCTCACGTACTTGCGTGACGCGCTCACGTCGCGGATTCAA
This genomic interval carries:
- a CDS encoding Na+/H+ antiporter NhaC family protein is translated as MEQPTANKWALLPLLVFLVFFIGAGIYYNDFYKFPVLIAALIAVIVAAMMTKGSVTQTVERVAQGAGNPGILIMVFIFLLAGAFSSVAEAIGAIDATVNAALTFLPSSLLLSGLFVIAAFISMAMGTSTGTIAALAPIALGIHEESGVNIAIAAAAVVGGAMFGDNLSFISDTTIAAVRTQRTNMRDKFRTNFWIVLPAALITIVLLSVLSSGESTVDAAAFEWYKLIPYLAVIALALTGLNVILVLLGGIALTGIIGLIDGSLAVTSYVTAMADGMMGMAEISLLTLLMGGLVGLISHNGGLTYLRDALTSRIQKRAGAEWSIAGLVSATNVATANNTISILVAGPLAANIADTYEIERKKSASVLDIFSCGVQGLLPYGAQLLIAAELTNTASPALVPYMFYPFLLFICGGLAIVFNFPRFKKRA
- a CDS encoding GGDEF domain-containing protein; protein product: MNHFRKMSVLGWSIWSMLFGLTLILFATGVLNMPAIEPLPFILIALLVIIFQMDSIERKGVYFTFSESIVLIIFLFFDFETALFVNQIGLLVFQFVNLKPRVALRRFRFTYPWNAITSFLEIAIPASVYLALGGETGLGFYSQDSFLPLAGLIVAIILNTVVQKYQVGWWFRVDIPVRDFLSIAFYTYIVSLVFILAASLFRETNLLVVSSIAAALTFFIKRLIIQKGRQDAFKTLIEQYDEAKEAVSLSQSEAQAIEVFLSQCERLNHYDEGFVEFKLFDRTLYFDLKTRQPIDRHIVFDLLDHAYPNGASVEYEMRFEWDAPLSNEFNDDYHSFISVRSEEIEGIRTWLVMTGEHVYGYPPIIQREIVKLLKSFNRTISRCHERDRLYTESRTDSLTLLANARAFYEYGIQQISDGSMYPISVAMLDIDFFKKINDTHGHQVGDSVLQEFGRRIRQVLRTDDFAARYGGEEFILLLNRCDVETAVEIAERIRQQIENKPFHVDGIDISVTASIGVDTIQAFGDKRLDDTIRNADRALYVGGKYAGRNRVAHYNFLTT